TCTCACAAGTAGTCAAAAAGCAAGATGACAAACCTCGAGATACTATACTTCTGTTTTCCTCAGGCACAGAGAGTgacagaaagagtgtgtgtgtgtgtgcaatagctCAGGATTGTGATGAGGGCTGTAATTACTTCTGTCAGTCTCAGGTAACTGAAGTCATCAGCCATCTCTGATCTGTGTTAATGGTGAGAGGGCGCACAAGCGAAGAAAATTGGATTTGAAATTTTCATTAATTTTAGCTATCTAAAATTAAATTCAAATGTGTCAACGCCAGagaaacatttaacaaaacTGTCTCCAATGAAGCAGAGCTAGCAGTTTAATACGACTTGCCAGGTCAAGTGCAATAAGAAGGAAAAGTGATTGTAATGCATCATGCAACCTAAAGGGCTACACAAAAGAGTGGCATCACATGGAATGAGCCACATATGAGCTGTCATGATTTGAAGCTTTATCCTCCCCCACAGAGCTGATGGTATAGATATGGAAGTAGAGCTACATGTAAGCATGGAGGACAGAGGGCGATCCAGGCTGTTCAGTGTGTGGGTGGtactctgagagagagagagagagagagagagagagagagaaacacactggGTAGCTAGGCAGTTAGCTAGAGGAAAGGAGTGCAGGCTGCTTCCCCCGTGGGACTGCAGCATGGCTGTTGGAACAGCTAACATTTATCTAtgtgagtgtatatgtgtgtgaaaaagtGGGGGTTGGGATGCAAATGAAGTTAATTCGCATGCATATATGACAGTGGACTGGCTTTGCTGGCTTAGTGTGCATTATGTGCGATTGTTCTCGTGAAACCAAGAGCCTCATTGTCTGTCTCTTCAGTGGATCCTATAAGTCTAGGGAAAATGTAGAATTGTATCAATAATTTACACCCTGGGACGGCATTGATTTGATTGTTTGTTAGATCATAGGTTTTACACTGGTGGGTTATTTGCACTATAATACTCTCCACCATTTTGTGCTTCATCGAATTGCAAAATGTTCAGGCTAAGTGGCCCTGATAGGCATTCTGTAGCATCCTAAAATGAAGAGTATAAGAGTATTaccataaacaaaacaaaacctcagCTATAGGTGCAGGCATTAGTTTGAATACCTTTTTGTGGTATGCTAGAAGAGCAGATGCTTTTTCTATGTTGCTATGGAGATAAGTCACTGATATGGTGGACAGTGTATGGGTTAAAAAGTGCCAGCTGACAGACATGTTTAACTCGAGACTAAATAAGTATATCGGCAGTCTTAGTGGTGTATACAGATTTATTTCCTTACACTATTGCCCATGTTACTTTATATAGCTGTAAAAGTAACATTGTGTCTTTACACAATACAAATATTTTCTGTGAACAATACAAAGAGTTCCTGTATTGTTTCCTCCCTCACCACTAGTGTTGAACTTGTACGTTATAGGTGTAGCTTGCATAAATGAGCCTCCTAGTTAATTGGAAACGCACATTGTACTGACTACTGaagtctttttttgtctcaacCTCCAGGGCCATTTCACACTTCAGGCATTGCAGGACTTCAGCACACTATTAACATGGACGGCAGGGATGAGTTCACAGAAGACAGTGAATGCTGCAGCAACAACTCCCAGGAAACCCAAGGGCAGGATAGCCTCTCAGGTACAGGATGGAGGGGCgggacagggaggacaggatgGACTCTATAGGAACGTCCTCGGACTGACGGGTGTTAGTGAGAGTAAGCCCTGCTCTGTgttctgttgtctgtctgtattgaTAGGGCTGTGTTTGCCTCCATAGAAGACAGCGATAGTGACCCAGACAACCACGGTGGAGACTCGTCCTCCAACGGCTCTGCTGACGACCACATGACCACCAAGAGAACACAGTGCCGCCTACAAGGAGCGGGAGTCAAAGAGGTGAGACATCTTTATGATATCTTTATACAGTCTTTAATTGCTTGGAGTACTGCCTGTACAGTAGACAACAACAAAAGTGTTGAGCACTTCATTTGGTATCAGCCAATACGTTTTGTGCATGGCCCTTCTGCTTGAAAATGTTCTGTGTTTCAGCTTGTGTTTGAGTCACATCtatgacagcacacagcaccGTGTCACTGTAAATGAGTCACTGAAGCTTCTCAGTCGTACAGTCAACAAATCACCACACACATGAGAATATGCTACTAATGGAAACATGTGAAAGTACTTCAGTTCGGCACATTCAGAAAATTACACTAGTGACAGTGATTCTTCTGCAAGTGCGGGTATTTTTGATTGTATAAATACTATTTGCCATCCAGGCATGACGGTGTGAGTTGAAGATAAGATtgcagggatgttttggtgGAGGTGTGCTGTGGATAAGCCACTCTAGCTTCGctaaaatatttttgtattgCTCTTTCCTTCAGGAGagtgaggaaggagcagaccaCGGTAACAActttgtttgtcctctctgcacGCTGGATTTCAGCAGCCCTGAGAAGCTCATCTCACATGTCTACCAGGTACCAGGAACATTGTCTCACATTGTCTCACCTGCCCTCAGACATAGACTTTATTGCAGTATTTTTTGGCAAAAAGTCATACATTCATTCAGAACCAGCACTATACTGAAAAGCTGATTTTTGGTGGAGAAGGTATAAATCAGTGGGATTTACCTTCAATGCATCAGCATTGCAAATGCAGAATGTACATTAGCATTGTTTGGATATTTTCAAATGTCTGTCAGTTTGTGCTTCTGGGACAATTACAGTTTTGTCTTGTTTGGATTGTACGGACAAACAGTGTTAATTGATTTTGCTGCAGAATTTAATTGCAAAAGCAGTTCTTGGCAGCTGAATCACTCAGGCCAACTCAACACCCTTATAGCATACATATGCTTTGCATAAAACCATCACCAAAACGTATGGGTGTAGCTGTGGcattgagtgtgtgttgttacaCTTTCCATCAATCAAAAAGCCCCTTAATTATTGTGATTATTGACACCATTGTAATTTAGATCTGTTCAGTCCTTTTCTCAATTTTGAGAACGGACTGCACCACCGAGCAGACAGTTGTCatctttgtgagtgtgttttcttttcttgttctGCCGTCTTTCACAGCACACAACTATGATGAGCAACACCAAGAGCTATGTGTGCCCAGTGTGTGGGCGAGCCCTGAGTTCCCCTGGCTCACTTGGACGGCATCTTCTCATCCACTCCGAGGACCGCCTCTCCAACTGCGCTGTCTGTGGTGCACGCTTCACAGACACCAACAACTTTAACAGGTTCTGCTCATCTTCAGCTCTTTACCGCAGACTTTCTTTATTGAGTATGCAGATGTGATAGAAGTGTTGTTGTTGCTTATATTGATCATCATAATGGCCCCAAAATATCTCTTGTTTAAGTCATGTCAGCATTAGTATTATTATAGTATTATCAGGTAGAAAAagagctgtctgtgtctgtgtgagtgtgtcattatgaaaaaatgtggccctggaACAACCACATGTAGTTTGGCAGGTGTACATgtatctgtttgtctgtctgtggacaGATTGTGTCAACAGCACTACAACAAAACAGGTGTGTAGTTGAGATTGGGATGACGGGCATGTTTCAAGATGGGTGTGGTCCAAGTACTTGCTTCCAAGTACTTATGGGTGGATTACTCGATTACTGTTGTTTTACATCTAGCTCCTCATCAGTATCTAAAAGGACAGTGGCCTGCATACAGATTCTTGTATACTAACAAGGCTGATGACAGTATGTTCTATATGATGCTGTTTAATCCCTCAACAATGCATGAACACATGTGTGCATTGTACAggtgtaaatatgtttttaatacagcacattcaaacacattGGTTAGAATGCAGAATATGAACGATGAATAAAATTAGAACAGAAGTGACAGATTTAATGTAAAACTTGCATGTTGCTTAGCAACAAccattacattttaaatttaaagagCACCGGCAAGGTCAGGATACACAGTACAAGAAAAAACCGAGAAGCCATaacaaagcagagaggagaaacggCAGCACATGTAACAGCATAAACATGTACATATTAACACCGCTGAGAAAGAAAAGATGCAACAGTTACCAGCCACATCCTCTGTACAGCATGCTACACTTCTCTGTCATCTGTCATGTGACACACTACCTTATCTCTGTATCAAAATAATTTTGGAAATGAGTCATTATTTTCCTATTTGgactacatttacatttacagcagctTGACAGATGAAACTAGAGCTGGCTGTCTACATTATGTAACCCACTGAACAAGGTTGCAGTTTGGATGTTATGGTTTCCTGTACAAAGCAACAATACTGGCTATTTTGTGGCAGACTGATTGAAACAGCTAAAATCGTTGTTATTATCAAGCATATATTGTATTCCAGATTTGACTCATGAACATCTGCAGTCATGAACCAAGGTTGCTTCACTTTCTCCAAGCTGATTTATCTGTGTCTCTTGTGTTAGGGAGAAGCTTAAAGATGTCCTTGACACATCCAGGATGGATATCATTGGTGGAAGGGACAGCTGTTCCATGTCCCACTCCCTGTCCAGCAGCCCAATGAGCAGCCCCGGTGCTGGCTCTCAGTCCTGCCATGGACCAGGCCCCAGCCCCAGTTCATGTCAGAGTACTCGCTCATGTCAAGCGTCTGAACTTAGCCCCAGCCTATGTCAAGTCCAACGTACCTGCCAAGGACCGGGCCACATGTCGAACCAGTGTCAAGGACCCAGACCATGTCATGGTCCAGGCCTGGGATCTGGACCGTGCTCAGGACCAGGACCATGCACAGGCACTGACCAAGGACCCTCCTTTCCTTCACTGCCTGACAGTCTCCTCTCTGATGGGCCATCACTTGCATCCATCCCTGATGCTCTCAACTCCTCTTCTTCAAGCCTTCCTCCTATCCCTGACATCCTGAGCCCCATGCCGGTCTATCCTGCCGGAGTGCTGCTGGTGTGCAACAGCTGCATGGCCTATCAGCAGTTAGTGGAGGCCAAGTCACCGATGCGAAAATGGGCTCTGCGTAGGAAAAATGAACCCTTGGAGGCTCGTCTGCATCGTTTAGAGCGTGAGCGCACAGCTAAGAAGAACAAGCGGGCATGCGAGACAGACGAGGAGAGGGAACTGAGAAGGTTGCGGGACCGCGAGGCCAAGCGCATGCAGAGGATGCAGGAGACGGAGGATCAGCGGGCACgcagactgcagagagacagagaggccatGCGTTTAAAGAGGGCCAATGAGACACCAGAGAAGAGGCAAGCCAGGCTGCTCCGTGAGAGGGAGGCAAAGAGGATCAAACGACGCCTGGAGAAGATCGACCCTGCTCTGAGGACACAGATAGAGCATGATCCTGCTGCAATGGCCGCCCTCACAGCAGACATGAGTCTATTTCAGTTCCCCTGCCCTATGCCGGTCCCTTCCATCGATAATGGCCTGTTCATGAAACTGCCCTAATTGGACCAGGTCACTGGTGAGGGGAGCCACCTGGCTTCAGGCAGCATTATTAACCTCTGCACTGCATCATCAGACTGCCCGGGTCTCAGTGAATTTCCAGTGTGGAacagcttcacacacaaactgctttGTTAAATACAAAACGTACTCCTTCAGTTTCTAATTTATTGCAGTGACAAACCTTGGGGACAGGGTGGAGAATGTTTCATATTGTATGGATGATGACATAAGAGCATGTTGTAAAGAGATTTATCTGTTCGTCGGCAGATTTTAACACAGTTCATTCTAGTAGGAGCAGTTACACTtcctttgaggaaaaaaaaaatcttttgcaCATGGACCTTCAGTGATGGGGAGTGGGGACTTTGTAGCCATAGTCTCCTCCTTTCTGGTCCACTCCACCAGCCCAGTGACTCGGATTAACCGGTAGCTACACCTCTCTCTTCAAGCTGCCTCCCGTGGGTCCCTGGGAAGttcatgtcaaactactacctCAGCTGGTGCCATGGAGGGCGCCCTCTGTCCTGTGGCTTACTGCGTTCCAACTCCCAAGCTTCCAAAGCTCTATACGTACTGTACACGACTACAGAGGATGCAGGTTGTTTTCCCacagtttatgtttgtgtttatcatCATGGCACTTTAAT
This portion of the Parambassis ranga chromosome 3, fParRan2.1, whole genome shotgun sequence genome encodes:
- the znf821 gene encoding zinc finger protein 821 isoform X1, with amino-acid sequence MGPFHTSGIAGLQHTINMDGRDEFTEDSECCSNNSQETQGQDSLSEDSDSDPDNHGGDSSSNGSADDHMTTKRTQCRLQGAGVKEESEEGADHGNNFVCPLCTLDFSSPEKLISHVYQHTTMMSNTKSYVCPVCGRALSSPGSLGRHLLIHSEDRLSNCAVCGARFTDTNNFNREKLKDVLDTSRMDIIGGRDSCSMSHSLSSSPMSSPGAGSQSCHGPGPSPSSCQSTRSCQASELSPSLCQVQRTCQGPGHMSNQCQGPRPCHGPGLGSGPCSGPGPCTGTDQGPSFPSLPDSLLSDGPSLASIPDALNSSSSSLPPIPDILSPMPVYPAGVLLVCNSCMAYQQLVEAKSPMRKWALRRKNEPLEARLHRLERERTAKKNKRACETDEERELRRLRDREAKRMQRMQETEDQRARRLQRDREAMRLKRANETPEKRQARLLREREAKRIKRRLEKIDPALRTQIEHDPAAMAALTADMSLFQFPCPMPVPSIDNGLFMKLP
- the znf821 gene encoding zinc finger protein 821 isoform X2, which translates into the protein MTTKRTQCRLQGAGVKEESEEGADHGNNFVCPLCTLDFSSPEKLISHVYQHTTMMSNTKSYVCPVCGRALSSPGSLGRHLLIHSEDRLSNCAVCGARFTDTNNFNREKLKDVLDTSRMDIIGGRDSCSMSHSLSSSPMSSPGAGSQSCHGPGPSPSSCQSTRSCQASELSPSLCQVQRTCQGPGHMSNQCQGPRPCHGPGLGSGPCSGPGPCTGTDQGPSFPSLPDSLLSDGPSLASIPDALNSSSSSLPPIPDILSPMPVYPAGVLLVCNSCMAYQQLVEAKSPMRKWALRRKNEPLEARLHRLERERTAKKNKRACETDEERELRRLRDREAKRMQRMQETEDQRARRLQRDREAMRLKRANETPEKRQARLLREREAKRIKRRLEKIDPALRTQIEHDPAAMAALTADMSLFQFPCPMPVPSIDNGLFMKLP